From the Moorena sp. SIOASIH genome, the window AAAACTAGCAAGATGACGCACATATTTCGGTTCCATTACCTTATCCTGAGTACCAGCAATGAAATAAACAGGTTGTTTGAGTCGGGAAACAACCTGAGGTAAGCGATGGACCTCGGCTTCTGTGGTGGAATCTAGTAACGTCCTCAGTGCAGCTTCCGCATTAGCAGTAACAAAATCAATAACCCGTTGACGTCCCCATTTCCGGGCAATAGGACGCGCTACCTGAGCCCGGGTAAACAGTAAGTCCAGTAAAGGGACATAACACAACCAACGGGGACGGCGTTTGACCAACTGCTCACCAGCCAGCCGAAAGCGCTCAAATTCTTCTTTAAGATAAATTCCACCACCAGCATTAAGACAGATTACCCCTTGAATCCTCTGAGGTAGCAAATAGGCACCCCACAGAGCAATGCTACCCCCTAGGGAATGACCAACTAACCAAGCCTGTTCGATTCCCAGTTTTTCTAACAGGATGCCCAAGTCCTCAGCATAGGCAGCTAAGCTATAGCGGTCAGTGGATGAAGCAGCAGTCTGAGGAAATGGTGATTCCGAGTCCCGGTTAGATGTTGAGCTTTGAGTGTTATGAATTTGGGACTGGGATTCACCGAATCCCCGCAGGTCATAGATCAGACACTGATACTGCTGTGACAACCTATAAATTAGAGGTTGCCAATAGCTACGGCTTAACAGCCAGCCGTGGATGAAAACCAAAACAGGGCAGGATGATTTAGTAGGAGGTGTTAATTCGTAAGTATGGGATACTCCTAGGATGTTAATGGTTGCCATACCTTGATCTTATCGAAGAATTAACAGGATAGGAAATTAGTCAGTGATTTTAATCACATCTTGTTTGTCCTTACTTGAAAAGTAGGCAGGATGACGGACTTAGGCACCAAGAGCCTTAAAACCCGGTTTCTGGTTATAAATCAAAGGCTGAAATCGTTGTAATTATTTTAAGAAACTGGGTTTGCGGCATAAGTCCTGTGCTTGTCACCCAATGATGACTAAAACACTTGACCTAGTAATCGCCGCCGAATGCTTTCAGCAATTTTTTGACCTAAATAATCGGGAATCAAGTTTCCGTTAGGGCCTAGTAGGTAAAGAATCAGCCGGGTTCGTCCCCGCCACACCAGCAAGTTGGCATTGACCACCAGTAAATCCTCTTGCCAGATGGCGTACATAACTTTGTAAAATAATCCAGGTTGGTTATTTGCCTCAATTAACAGCGCTGGTAGATGGAACACTGGGTCTACGTAAAATTCTGTTTCTACCTGCTTCAAGCCAGCATCGAGATTAAATTCCACTGCCAGCATTTGTTCCACCTCAAAGCGCCCTGCCAAAGCCTCCCTCAGGGCACGGCAGACATTTTCTGAGGTTTTGTGGGTCAGCGCTTTCCGGTTACGAGACACCACTAGTTTCATAAACACCAGCATTGGGGGACTAATTTGACCATAAAGACTGAGACTGTGGATAGTCAGTCCATAGGCAGTCAGAACGCCAAAAATGTCACTGAGCAGAAAAGACTCATTGCGGTAAGCAAAGTGCAGGACACTTTTTGAGCCTTCCGGTTTGATCTCAATTACAGCATGTTGGGTTTTATAGAGTCGGTAAGCCAGTCTGAGGTTGTGCAGTTGGATCTCACTACTGACAAACTGTTCATAGAACTTAGGAAACGCTCGGTTGAAGCGTTTCAGGATTTCTTGTTGGGATGATTTCCAACCCACAGTGATCGATAGGGGTAGGTGGCTATTCTTGTTTATCAAAAGGTGCGACCCGTTCGCGTAGCGTGGCCTTTTGGCCAAGGCGCGACCCAAGGTCGGGTTCCCCGGCCTTGGAGGCGCGCACCTCATGGGAATTTAATTCTTAATGCGGAAAGCGCACCTGAGCTTTTTGAGTTAACACAACCCGGTAAGCTTGTAGGGGGCTTTACACACAAATGTATATATAGATAGAGTTTAACATTGATTTGCTTGATTTCTTGATATATCTGGGTTTGAGCTCTTTTTGGCTATTTGGTGTATTTCCAAGGGTCCCGTCTGGGTTTGAGGCTTTTGTCTTGCTCAAAACTCTCTGATTCCCCCCAGGCAACAATAAGCGCGGATCTGATTCATTTCTCACCAATCCTGTTGATTAGCCTAGTCTAACTAATCTTCCCCAACTTCCCCACCTTCGGTAGCTTGCCGACTTTCCTTGTCTTGATGCAAAGCGCGAGTGGTTTTGGGTATGTGTGCGGAACACCGCGATTCTCCTTTGGAGACACTACGTGAACGCACCTGTATTGATGCAGCGCGGTCATGGGGGGAACCCCCGTTCCCTTGCTGCATCGCTGTAAGCCCCATGGAAACCACGGAAGTCGCTCATGGAGGGAACCCTCGCATTAAGGCACTGCCTCCTCCGTTCCCTTGCTGCATCGCTTGTTGATTTAGATGCGCGCAAGGACAGCAAACAGCTGTGCCCTCTGATTTCGAGAATCTTACCCAAGCGACTTCAAAGAGCGCGAGCCTTGAGGGAATGCTAGGATAGGAATTTGGATAGGAGGCTTAATTGTGGTATTATCATTTGCACAAAGAATTAGTTTCAGATCAAGGTAGGTCGGGTATGATAGTTTTCCTGGTGGAGTAAAACCAATAGATCAAATATCACTTTCTGTTTTTTGAAACATTTAAGTCTGGCTCTGGTTGACCGAGACCCAGAACGTCTGAGCCGTCAGGGAAAGAAGACCATTACCAGTCCAAGTAGCTCACAATTATGATAACGCCACTGTCACACCTGCATGGGTTTTTGGAAAAGCTTCTTTAGCAGTTCTGACACTGCTTTGCCTCAAACACGAACTGAAGGAGATACCGTAGAAGGTGTCAAATATCGCACCGACGGTACCTCACGGGTATTTTTCAGTACAACACGGGAAATTGACCTGTACGAATTGGAAGAACTTTGTGATGCTGTTGGTTGGTCTCGGCGTCCTTTGCGCAAAGTTAGGAAAGCCATTCAGCATAGCTTTTTGGTTACTTCTATGTGGTACCAGCGAGGTAACACGAGGCGCTTAATTGGCTTTGCCCGTGCCACTTCTGATCATGCTTTCAATGCCACAATCTGGGATGTAGTAGTTCATCCAGATTTCCAAGCCAAGGGACTAGGTAAAGCTTTGATGAGATATATGATCAAAAAATTGCGCAGCCAAGATATTAGCAATATCACCCTATTTGCAGATCCTCAAGTGGTAAGTTTTTACCGTAAAATGGGATTTATGCCTGACCCAGAAGGTATTAAAGGCATGTTCTGGTATCCAGATTAATCTCGAGTACACACAAATCGCCAAAAGTAAGTTATACTGGTTATACTGCTTAGAGCTAGCATCCGGGATGTAGCGCAGCTTGGTAGCGCGCCTGCTTTGGGAGCAGGATGTCGCAGGTTCAAATCCTGTCATCCCGATTGGAAATTAATCAGTCAATCAGTCAAGACACCAGGGTAAAGTCAGTGAAACTTGATACAGTGAAACTTGATAAGAGTCAGGTGCAGAGGGATTAAACGCCACTGATCAGCTAAGTTAACATGCCGCGTCAAGCTATGATCGATCAAGTTTGATTTGAATCTCTGCCTCTACTAGAGGTTGGTTAGGCGCGTTCAGATCTCTCAGTGAGCAGGGTATTCTAGTTGTAACAGGCTCTTCTTTGTTAAAATTTGAGGTAATTTCTATGAAATCATTGTTCCGTTGGGGCACAACATTAAGTTTAGTAGGGAGTGCCTTACTAGGCTCAGTGAGTGCAGAAAATTTAGCGGCACTGGCTCTGACCGAAGAGCAGGTAAGAGAAAAGTTGAGTCCTGTACCTGTATTTGCAGTTACTGATCAGAAAGGTTCGCCACTAGTAGCCTCAATTCCAGATCAGCAAGATCAAAAGAAGACTACCTCAGTGGCAGGTGTGTTTATTAGCCAAGAAGATGCTAATGCGTTTGTACAGCGTTTAAAGCAGGAAAATCCTGAACTAGGTAGCAAGGTACAAGTAGTGCCTGTATCTTTGGGGGAAGTTCATGATCAAAATCAAAAGAATCGCACCGTTCCCAATGGTTTAAATTTTGCCTACATACCAAACCAAGAGCAGGTAAAGCAGGCACAAGCGATCTGGAACCAAAATGGTCAAGAAAAAAAGCCATTTCAGGGCGTACCGCTGTTTGTTGCCAAAGAAGCTAGCAACAGCGGATACCTAACCATTCAACAAAATGGGGTCTCATCAATTCCGTTCTTTTTTAACAAAGAGCAATTGCAGAGTGTAGTGAATCGCTATAAGCAGCAAGACCCTAACTCCCAGGTTAAGATAGAGGTAGTGCCTCTAGAGGGCGTTATTCAAACCTTACAGCAGAGCAATGATCAGCAACTAGAGAAAATCGTACTAGTGCCATCCCAGGAATCCCTGAAATTTTTGCAAGGTCTGTCCCAAAATCAACTCCAACGTCCAAATCAATGATTATGGGTCATGGGTCGGTGGTCTCGGGAAAAGAACTCTGGCAGTGGCGTCAAAATGCCTGCAAGTCTGCCGTCGAGGCAGGTGTACCTACAGCTGAAGTGGACTGGTTGCTAAAGGAGGTAGCTGAGCTTGACCCATTAGTGCTACGCTTGGAGTCATGGCAACAGTGTTCCTTGTTAGGGCAAGCCACTGAAAACCCAACTATTCAACTTTCCCAACCTCTACCTGTACTCACCCAACTGTGGCAAAAGCGTATCCATCAGCGATGCCCAGTTCAATACCTAGCTGGGGTTACTCCTTGGCGTCATTTCTCCTTGAGAGTTTCCCCAGCTGTCCTGATTCCCCGCCCAGAAACTGAATCCCTGATTGATCTGGCGGTCAATGGTGTAGCTATGAGCTCTACACCTGACTTAACATCAGGACACTGGGCGGATTTGGGGACTGGTAGTGGAGCGATTGCTTGTGGACTGGCAGAGGTATTTCCCCATGGGACAATTCATGCCGTTGATTGCACTCAAGAAGCCCTTGCCATCGCTCAACTTAATGCTCAACAGTTGGGCATGGCAGAAAAAATTAAGTTCTACCATGGTTATTGGTATTCACCTCTAGAAGCCTTGAAAGGTCAGTTAAGTGGTATGGTGGCAAACCCACCTTATATACCTAGTAACTCTCTGAAACAGCTACAACCAGAAATATACTACCATGAACCCCATATTGCCCTCGACGGTGGCAGGGATGGTCTAGACTGTATCCGACAGCTGATTGACATGTCTGGGGATTATCTGCGCCCAGGCGGTGTTTGGTTAATTGAAATGATGGCAGGACAAGCGGACAAGGTTGTTCAACTACTCCAAAACCATGGCAGTTACTCTGAGATCCAGATATTTCCAGATTTAGCAGGTATTCACCGCTTTGCTCTAGCTTATAGGAAGTATGAAGTATAAACAAGGTATGCATCGATGCCAATAGGTAAAAAGCTTTGGATAATTTCAGCAAACGTTTACCTTTGACGTTATCGCTTCTACTTTTTAGTGTGCTGGTGAGCAATGACCCAAGTTTCTATGGCTACCCTGATTTCCGGGGCTCTCTCAGGTAAGCTGGTAAGTTTTCCGACAGATACAGTACCAGCACTAGCAGTGCTACCGCACAAGTCAGAGTTGGTGTTTGAGGCAAAGCGGCGTCCTCCAGACAAACCTTTGATTTTGATGGGGGCATCTCCTAAGTCTCTTTGGCCATATGTTCAAGGTACTTCCGCACAGATGGAGATTTGGGAACACATGGCTCAGAAGTATTGGCCAGGAGCATTAACATTGGTGTTACCCGCTTCAGATAAAGTACCTACCGTTATGAATCCTTCTGACCCGACTACTATTGGGGTGCGTGTGCCAGCTTCCAGGATAGCGATCGCAATTTTGTCCAAGACTGGTCCGTTGGCAACTACCAGTGCTAATTACTCAGGCGAGCCACCTTTGCAAACCATGGCAGCGGTTGAGGTGCAGTTTCCCGAGGTATTGACGCTCCAGCCAGCTGAGTTAGAAGCTATCAAACCAGACAAGATTGGCGTCCCGTCTACTGTTGCCAAATGGACAAGCAGTGGCTGGGAAATTTTGCGTGCTGGAGGGATTCAATTAGACGATTCAGGGTTTTAATCCTTCTACTCACCTTTGAAAAAAACTAGCTATCCTTAAAAAGATCTGACAAAAAAGTATGAAGTTTGAATTGTGAAGTATGAAGTTTGAATTGTGAAGGAATCCTGAATTGTGAAGGAATTAGGTGCGCTTGACCTTGGCGAATTTAATTCGCCAAGGTCAAGCGCACCTCCTGAAAACGTTCTATCGATTGGTTACTCGGCAACAGGTATTTTTTTTAGCCTGCTTGCCTACCCAACTCTACCCTTGTCGATTACCAGCAGTACAACCTTCAATCTTCATTCTTTATCCTTCAACTTTCTGTTGACGTTTTTAGTGTGGCAAGACTTAATAAGCATGGGTGAGACGGATCTGATCTATTTGCTAGTAGGCATTGGGTTAGGAGTTATGGGGAGTCGCTTCAGGAAATTTTTCCATGAAAGCACAAACTCAAAGACCTCTGGATGCCATCAAACTGATGCTGAAGAAATCCAGCATCTAAAAGAGGAATTCAAGCAAAATGAATTGGCTTACCAAATGGCAAGGGAAATGAGCCAGTTTAAAGCCGGATTTTTGGCACGAACTTCCCACGAGTTGCGATCGCCCCTGAGTCGGTTGATTGGTTTACATCAGTTGATTTTGTCGGATCTCTGTGAGTCTCCAGAAGAAGAGAGAGAATTTGTGAACCAGGCTAACGCCTCTGCCCATACTATGGTTAAACTGCTTGATGAGGTGACTGCTGTAGCTAAAACTGAACACGGTACTAACGTTTTGGAGATTTGCTCAGTCCCTTTGAAGCAGCTGTTGGAAGACCTCTATCGTCTCACCCATTTGCAAGCTGCCAATCGCAATCTCCACCTGGAAATAGTTCCACCTGACCCCCAAATTCACATTTTAGCAGATCCACGGCGTTTTCGACAGGCATTAGTAATGATGCTAGATACTGCCATTACTCAGATAACCAGTGGTAAAATTAAAGTTTGGGCTGCACTCTCCTCTAAATCTGAAACAGTTTGCATCTGGATTGATATGCCCTGTGCCATCAGCTGTTGGGCTGAAGCTGTTGATTTATTGCAATTACCACCAGTTAAATCAAAACAGCCCAGTGAAACGGTATCTACTTCATCTGGACTGACCTTGTTGATGATTCAAACACTACTGGAAGTGATGCAGGGGCGTATAGAAGTATTAGCGGTACCCGGTGAAAAAGCTAACAATGATACTTCTGCTGAGAATCTTACCCGGTTTCAAGTTTCTATACCCCAGGGGATTCCTGAGATTGTAGAGCCTTACT encodes:
- a CDS encoding alpha/beta hydrolase, yielding MATINILGVSHTYELTPPTKSSCPVLVFIHGWLLSRSYWQPLIYRLSQQYQCLIYDLRGFGESQSQIHNTQSSTSNRDSESPFPQTAASSTDRYSLAAYAEDLGILLEKLGIEQAWLVGHSLGGSIALWGAYLLPQRIQGVICLNAGGGIYLKEEFERFRLAGEQLVKRRPRWLCYVPLLDLLFTRAQVARPIARKWGRQRVIDFVTANAEAALRTLLDSTTEAEVHRLPQVVSRLKQPVYFIAGTQDKVMEPKYVRHLASFHSLFQLCGDNVIEIAQCGHMAMVEKPETIDDQIRQILANYT
- a CDS encoding GNAT family N-acetyltransferase; the encoded protein is MGFWKSFFSSSDTALPQTRTEGDTVEGVKYRTDGTSRVFFSTTREIDLYELEELCDAVGWSRRPLRKVRKAIQHSFLVTSMWYQRGNTRRLIGFARATSDHAFNATIWDVVVHPDFQAKGLGKALMRYMIKKLRSQDISNITLFADPQVVSFYRKMGFMPDPEGIKGMFWYPD
- a CDS encoding Tic22 family protein; protein product: MLKFEVISMKSLFRWGTTLSLVGSALLGSVSAENLAALALTEEQVREKLSPVPVFAVTDQKGSPLVASIPDQQDQKKTTSVAGVFISQEDANAFVQRLKQENPELGSKVQVVPVSLGEVHDQNQKNRTVPNGLNFAYIPNQEQVKQAQAIWNQNGQEKKPFQGVPLFVAKEASNSGYLTIQQNGVSSIPFFFNKEQLQSVVNRYKQQDPNSQVKIEVVPLEGVIQTLQQSNDQQLEKIVLVPSQESLKFLQGLSQNQLQRPNQ
- the prmC gene encoding peptide chain release factor N(5)-glutamine methyltransferase, coding for MIMGHGSVVSGKELWQWRQNACKSAVEAGVPTAEVDWLLKEVAELDPLVLRLESWQQCSLLGQATENPTIQLSQPLPVLTQLWQKRIHQRCPVQYLAGVTPWRHFSLRVSPAVLIPRPETESLIDLAVNGVAMSSTPDLTSGHWADLGTGSGAIACGLAEVFPHGTIHAVDCTQEALAIAQLNAQQLGMAEKIKFYHGYWYSPLEALKGQLSGMVANPPYIPSNSLKQLQPEIYYHEPHIALDGGRDGLDCIRQLIDMSGDYLRPGGVWLIEMMAGQADKVVQLLQNHGSYSEIQIFPDLAGIHRFALAYRKYEV
- a CDS encoding L-threonylcarbamoyladenylate synthase; this encodes MTQVSMATLISGALSGKLVSFPTDTVPALAVLPHKSELVFEAKRRPPDKPLILMGASPKSLWPYVQGTSAQMEIWEHMAQKYWPGALTLVLPASDKVPTVMNPSDPTTIGVRVPASRIAIAILSKTGPLATTSANYSGEPPLQTMAAVEVQFPEVLTLQPAELEAIKPDKIGVPSTVAKWTSSGWEILRAGGIQLDDSGF
- a CDS encoding HAMP domain-containing sensor histidine kinase, coding for MKELGALDLGEFNSPRSSAPPENVLSIGYSATGIFFSLLAYPTLPLSITSSTTFNLHSLSFNFLLTFLVWQDLISMGETDLIYLLVGIGLGVMGSRFRKFFHESTNSKTSGCHQTDAEEIQHLKEEFKQNELAYQMAREMSQFKAGFLARTSHELRSPLSRLIGLHQLILSDLCESPEEEREFVNQANASAHTMVKLLDEVTAVAKTEHGTNVLEICSVPLKQLLEDLYRLTHLQAANRNLHLEIVPPDPQIHILADPRRFRQALVMMLDTAITQITSGKIKVWAALSSKSETVCIWIDMPCAISCWAEAVDLLQLPPVKSKQPSETVSTSSGLTLLMIQTLLEVMQGRIEVLAVPGEKANNDTSAENLTRFQVSIPQGIPEIVEPY